A window of Aquitalea denitrificans contains these coding sequences:
- the efp gene encoding elongation factor P, producing the protein MKTAQELRAGNVFMVGNDPMVVQKAEFSKSGRNASVVKMKMKNLLSGAGSEAVYRADDKFDVVVLDRKDCTYSYFADPMYVFMDSEFNQYEVEADNLGDTINYIVDGMEDVCQVTFYDGKAISVELPTTVVREVEYTEPAVRGDTSGKVLKPAKLVGTTFEVQVPAFVVTGEKIEIDSRTGEFKKRA; encoded by the coding sequence ATGAAAACCGCACAAGAACTCCGCGCTGGCAACGTATTCATGGTAGGCAACGACCCGATGGTCGTGCAAAAAGCTGAATTCAGCAAATCCGGCCGTAACGCTTCCGTCGTGAAGATGAAGATGAAGAACCTGCTGAGCGGCGCCGGCTCCGAAGCCGTTTACCGCGCTGACGACAAGTTCGATGTCGTGGTTCTGGACCGCAAGGATTGCACCTACTCCTACTTTGCTGACCCGATGTATGTGTTCATGGACAGCGAATTCAACCAGTACGAAGTAGAAGCCGACAACCTGGGCGACACCATCAACTACATCGTTGACGGCATGGAAGACGTTTGCCAGGTTACCTTCTACGATGGCAAGGCCATCTCCGTTGAACTGCCGACCACCGTGGTTCGCGAAGTGGAATACACCGAGCCGGCCGTACGTGGCGATACCTCGGGCAAGGTTCTGAAGCCGGCCAAGCTGGTTGGTACCACCTTCGAAGTACAGGTTCCGGCCTTCGTGGTTACCGGCGAAAAGATCGAAATCGACAGCCGCACCGGCGAATTCAAGAAGCGCGCCTGA
- the earP gene encoding elongation factor P maturation arginine rhamnosyltransferase EarP, whose product MPHSKPLSWDIFCTVIDNYGDIGVAWRLARRLTHDFDHAVRLWVDDLASFARIAPVLDPSCPRQELDGITICQWQPDATFTDYNPAQVVIEAFGCRLPDAVALAMAKAAVTPVWINLEYLSAEDWVEGCHGMASPHPRLPLTKYFFFPGFTEHTGGLLCEDGLITTRQRWQQDSLAQRAFWQMFDIPEKQPEEWRVSLFAYENPAARELLDYWTHSSMPVHCMVPEGKVLADVEAVMGQRLQAGQHISRGALTVHVLPMTDQDSYDLTLWSCDINFVRGEDSFVRAQWAGRPFIWHIYPQDDAAHMVKLDAFLSHYCRGIDAATASALKAASHAWNHGQGMLPAWQALEKYLPQWHQLSRSWPDKLLHAGDLGMRLVQFIQNRLK is encoded by the coding sequence ATGCCACATTCCAAACCGTTAAGCTGGGATATTTTCTGCACCGTCATCGACAACTACGGTGATATCGGCGTCGCCTGGCGACTGGCGCGCCGGCTGACGCACGATTTTGACCACGCGGTGCGCCTGTGGGTGGATGATCTGGCCAGCTTTGCCCGTATTGCCCCCGTGCTTGACCCATCCTGTCCCAGACAGGAGCTGGATGGCATCACCATCTGCCAGTGGCAGCCGGATGCCACCTTTACCGACTACAATCCCGCGCAGGTAGTCATTGAGGCCTTTGGTTGCCGCCTGCCTGATGCGGTAGCGCTGGCAATGGCCAAAGCAGCGGTCACACCGGTATGGATCAATCTGGAATACCTGTCGGCCGAAGACTGGGTGGAAGGATGTCACGGCATGGCCTCGCCCCACCCGCGCCTGCCCCTGACCAAATACTTTTTCTTTCCCGGCTTCACCGAGCACACCGGCGGCCTGCTGTGCGAGGACGGGCTGATCACCACCCGGCAGCGCTGGCAGCAGGACAGCCTGGCACAGCGCGCCTTCTGGCAGATGTTCGATATCCCGGAGAAACAGCCGGAAGAATGGCGCGTCAGCCTGTTTGCCTACGAAAATCCCGCCGCGCGCGAACTGCTGGATTACTGGACGCACAGTTCCATGCCGGTGCACTGCATGGTGCCGGAAGGCAAGGTGCTGGCCGATGTGGAGGCGGTGATGGGCCAGCGGCTACAGGCCGGCCAGCATATCAGCCGTGGTGCACTGACCGTGCATGTGTTGCCGATGACCGATCAGGACAGTTACGACCTCACCCTGTGGTCGTGCGATATCAACTTTGTACGCGGCGAAGACAGTTTCGTGCGTGCGCAATGGGCAGGCAGGCCTTTCATCTGGCACATCTACCCGCAGGACGACGCTGCACACATGGTGAAGCTTGATGCCTTTTTGTCACACTACTGTCGAGGTATTGACGCAGCAACCGCCAGCGCGCTAAAGGCAGCCAGCCATGCCTGGAACCATGGCCAGGGCATGCTGCCCGCCTGGCAGGCATTGGAAAAGTATCTGCCGCAGTGGCACCAGCTCAGCCGCAGCTGGCCGGACAAACTGCTGCACGCGGGAGACTTGGGGATGCGGCTGGTGCAATTCATACAAAACCGGCTAAAATAG
- a CDS encoding DUF3734 domain-containing protein — MSVGYDPQHRLYHSPSLPKGHQYHVVALLLQGGGALGSYQPGVYQGLAEAELHPNWVAGISIGALNAAIIAGNPPGKRVDQLRRFWETICQPPILPATPLAMLDPEHWPASMQHLLAGWEAWRSMLEGQNGFYRPRLPWALQHTSSPADISFYDTSPLKQTLEQLADFDRINDSRQMRVSVGAVNVRSGNFVYFDNTRQQLRPEHFMASGALPPGFPAVEIDGEFYWDGGVVSNTPLSQLISKENRHNTLAFQVDLWSARGNLPGNMKEVAMRQKDIQYSSRTRMVTDVLRQELQYRELLSELMALVPESEHGSAAFLAARHAANCQRLNVVHLIYQDKVYDDHYKDYQFGLQTMRQHWHSGYQDIRNSLHRPGWLNMPSAEQPFVSHDIHR, encoded by the coding sequence ATGAGCGTTGGCTACGATCCTCAACACCGCCTTTACCACAGCCCCAGCTTGCCCAAAGGCCATCAATACCATGTTGTCGCCCTGCTGCTGCAAGGCGGCGGCGCACTGGGCTCCTACCAGCCCGGAGTGTATCAGGGCTTAGCCGAGGCCGAGCTGCACCCCAACTGGGTAGCCGGCATTTCCATTGGGGCACTGAACGCCGCCATCATTGCCGGCAATCCGCCGGGCAAACGGGTAGACCAGCTGCGCCGCTTCTGGGAAACCATCTGCCAGCCACCCATTCTGCCCGCCACACCGCTGGCCATGCTGGACCCCGAGCACTGGCCGGCCAGCATGCAGCATCTGCTGGCCGGCTGGGAAGCCTGGCGCTCGATGCTGGAGGGACAAAACGGCTTTTATCGACCACGCCTGCCCTGGGCCTTGCAACATACCAGCAGTCCGGCAGACATCAGTTTTTACGACACCAGCCCACTCAAGCAGACGCTGGAACAGCTGGCCGATTTCGACCGGATCAACGACAGCCGGCAGATGCGGGTATCAGTTGGGGCAGTCAATGTCCGTAGCGGCAACTTCGTCTATTTCGACAATACCCGGCAACAGCTGCGACCGGAGCATTTCATGGCCTCCGGTGCCCTGCCTCCCGGCTTTCCGGCAGTGGAAATCGACGGCGAGTTCTACTGGGATGGCGGCGTGGTATCCAATACACCGCTAAGCCAGCTAATCAGCAAGGAAAACCGCCACAACACCCTGGCCTTCCAGGTGGACCTGTGGAGTGCCCGCGGCAACTTGCCCGGCAATATGAAGGAAGTGGCCATGCGGCAAAAGGATATCCAGTATTCCAGCCGCACCCGCATGGTGACCGATGTCCTGCGCCAGGAACTACAATACCGTGAACTGCTGTCCGAGCTGATGGCACTGGTTCCCGAAAGCGAGCATGGCTCGGCAGCCTTTCTGGCCGCCCGGCATGCCGCCAACTGCCAGCGCCTGAACGTGGTGCATCTGATCTATCAGGACAAGGTTTACGATGACCACTACAAGGACTACCAGTTTGGCCTGCAAACCATGCGCCAGCATTGGCATAGCGGCTATCAGGACATCCGCAACAGCCTGCACCGCCCCGGCTGGCTGAACATGCCCAGCGCCGAGCAGCCCTTTGTCAGCCACGATATTCACCGCTGA
- the zapE gene encoding cell division protein ZapE — MSQHTFSPDDNALTSPKAWYQAASEKPGFIHDAAQAAAIEHLDALWHQLLEFKDKRNRFLGRSLRSPDVPRGLYFWGGVGRGKSFLMDAFYACVPYRRKRRIHFHNFMAEVHRELRQLAGSKDPLLAYADKIARETRLLCFDEFHVSDIADAMMLGRLLSALFERGVVLVTTSNYPPDGLYPNGLQRQNFLPTIELIKRELDVLNVDGGNDYRLRELTREPLFMVPDDTAAQARMEGMFTRLSSEALIAKQEIEVLGRQIPVKKLAPGIIWFDFFAICDGPRAQTDYLEIATEFHTVFISGIPKLAAKDASIARRFTWLVDVFYDNRVKLIASAVVEIDDIYTDGVQASEFFRTASRLTEMQSKSYLELPHQSAGQTHDQPPPGVVI; from the coding sequence ATGTCCCAGCATACCTTTTCCCCGGATGACAACGCCCTGACCAGTCCCAAAGCCTGGTATCAGGCCGCCAGTGAAAAGCCCGGTTTCATTCATGACGCGGCCCAGGCTGCCGCGATCGAACACCTGGACGCATTGTGGCATCAGCTGCTGGAGTTCAAGGACAAGCGCAACCGCTTTCTCGGGCGTAGCCTGCGTAGCCCGGATGTGCCGCGTGGCCTGTATTTCTGGGGAGGGGTGGGCCGTGGCAAGAGTTTCCTGATGGACGCCTTCTATGCCTGCGTGCCGTACCGCCGCAAGCGCCGTATCCATTTCCACAATTTCATGGCTGAGGTGCACCGCGAGCTGCGCCAGCTGGCCGGTAGCAAAGACCCTTTGCTGGCCTATGCCGACAAGATCGCCCGTGAAACCCGCCTGCTGTGCTTTGACGAATTCCATGTCAGCGACATTGCCGATGCCATGATGCTGGGTCGATTGCTCAGTGCCTTGTTCGAGCGTGGCGTGGTGTTGGTCACCACCTCCAACTATCCGCCTGACGGTCTGTATCCCAATGGCCTGCAACGGCAGAACTTCCTGCCCACCATCGAACTGATCAAGCGTGAGCTGGATGTGCTGAACGTGGATGGCGGCAATGATTACCGCCTGCGCGAACTGACGCGCGAGCCCTTGTTCATGGTGCCGGACGACACTGCTGCCCAGGCGCGCATGGAAGGTATGTTTACCCGCCTGAGCAGCGAGGCTTTGATTGCCAAGCAGGAAATCGAAGTGCTGGGGCGGCAGATTCCGGTAAAGAAACTGGCGCCGGGCATCATCTGGTTCGATTTTTTCGCCATTTGCGATGGCCCGCGGGCGCAGACTGACTATCTGGAAATTGCCACCGAATTCCATACCGTGTTCATCAGCGGCATCCCTAAACTGGCGGCCAAGGATGCCTCCATTGCCCGCCGCTTTACCTGGCTGGTGGATGTGTTTTACGACAACCGCGTCAAGCTGATTGCCTCTGCTGTCGTGGAAATCGATGACATCTATACCGACGGCGTGCAGGCCAGCGAGTTTTTCCGTACCGCCAGCCGCCTGACCGAGATGCAATCCAAGAGTTATCTGGAACTGCCGCACCAGAGTGCCGGCCAGACGCACGACCAGCCGCCGCCGGGTGTGGTGATCTGA
- a CDS encoding acetoacetate decarboxylase: MNIEQIRRQAFAMPLTSPAFPPGPYHFYQREFFIISYRTDPDKLRAVIPEPLQMTEPVVNFEFIRMPDSTGFGDYTESGQVIPVSYQGKPGNYTHAMYLNDHPPTAGGRELWGFPKKMASPRLQVHTDTLVGELNYGPVRVATGTMGYKHRELDGQAIAESLRTTPNYLLKIIPHVDGTARICELVSFPMLDVTVHGAWSGPAALSLFAHALAPVAELPVLEVLGAKHYVADLTLGLGKVEFDYLV, from the coding sequence ATGAATATCGAACAGATTCGTCGGCAAGCCTTTGCCATGCCACTCACCAGCCCGGCCTTTCCACCCGGCCCCTACCACTTTTACCAGCGGGAATTCTTCATCATCAGTTATCGCACCGACCCGGACAAACTGCGTGCAGTGATTCCTGAGCCACTGCAAATGACCGAGCCGGTGGTCAATTTCGAATTCATCCGCATGCCGGATTCCACCGGTTTTGGCGACTACACCGAAAGCGGCCAGGTGATTCCGGTTTCCTATCAGGGCAAGCCGGGCAACTACACCCATGCCATGTACCTGAACGACCATCCGCCAACCGCCGGCGGCCGCGAGTTGTGGGGTTTTCCCAAAAAGATGGCCAGCCCCCGTCTGCAAGTGCATACCGACACCCTGGTGGGCGAGCTGAACTACGGCCCGGTACGCGTGGCCACCGGCACCATGGGTTACAAACACCGGGAACTGGACGGGCAGGCCATTGCCGAAAGCCTGCGTACCACCCCGAACTACCTGCTGAAAATCATCCCCCATGTTGATGGAACGGCGCGTATCTGCGAGCTGGTGAGCTTTCCCATGCTGGATGTCACCGTACATGGAGCCTGGAGCGGCCCGGCCGCGCTGTCATTGTTTGCCCATGCGCTGGCTCCGGTAGCCGAGCTGCCGGTGCTGGAAGTATTGGGTGCCAAACATTATGTTGCCGATCTGACCCTGGGTCTGGGCAAGGTCGAGTTTGATTATCTGGTCTGA
- a CDS encoding 3-hydroxybutyrate dehydrogenase: MKLQGKVALITGAASGIGRAIAETYAREGAAVAIADINLAAAQATASAIEAAGGKAMGVAMDVTNEEAVIAGTQAVVDAFGQLDILISNAGIQIISPLVEFSFADWKKMQAIHVDGAFLTTRAALPHMYKDKRGGTVIYMGSVHSHEGSKLKSAYVAAKHALLGLSKVLAKEGAEYNVRSHVICPGFVRTPLVEKQIPEQAKTLGISEDEVIKHVMLGDTVDGIFTTVDDIAQTALFLAAFPSAALTGQSVVVSHGWYMQ, from the coding sequence ATGAAGCTGCAAGGAAAAGTTGCCCTGATTACCGGTGCCGCCAGCGGCATTGGCCGTGCCATTGCCGAAACCTATGCCCGAGAAGGGGCAGCAGTAGCCATCGCCGACATCAATCTGGCAGCGGCCCAAGCCACGGCCAGCGCAATCGAAGCCGCCGGTGGCAAGGCCATGGGTGTGGCGATGGATGTCACCAACGAGGAAGCCGTCATCGCCGGCACCCAGGCAGTAGTGGACGCCTTTGGCCAGCTGGATATTCTCATTTCCAATGCCGGCATCCAGATCATCAGCCCGCTGGTGGAGTTCAGCTTTGCCGACTGGAAAAAAATGCAGGCCATCCATGTCGATGGCGCCTTCCTCACCACCCGCGCCGCCCTGCCCCACATGTACAAGGACAAGCGCGGTGGTACCGTCATCTACATGGGTTCGGTACATTCGCATGAGGGATCAAAGCTGAAATCCGCCTATGTCGCCGCCAAGCACGCGCTGCTAGGGCTGAGTAAGGTACTGGCCAAGGAAGGGGCAGAATACAATGTGCGCTCGCACGTCATCTGCCCCGGCTTTGTCCGTACCCCTCTGGTGGAAAAACAGATCCCGGAACAAGCCAAAACGTTGGGTATCAGCGAAGACGAAGTCATCAAGCATGTAATGCTGGGCGACACGGTGGACGGGATATTCACCACGGTGGACGATATCGCCCAGACGGCGCTATTCCTGGCCGCCTTCCCCAGCGCCGCCCTTACCGGCCAGTCGGTAGTGGTCAGCCACGGCTGGTATATGCAATAA
- a CDS encoding DinB family protein translates to MDRLEQLALQASYNQWMNDKLYQTAARLPEAALQRGMGAFFGSVFGTLNHIVVGDTLWLQRYRQHPAGFPALHALQDITQPASLNGLLFDNLAALYTRRQLLDQVIIQLCAQLQDRDLDQPLAYHNTRGVAQCKNFHALLLHLFNHQTHHRGQATTLLSQLGEDVGITDLIALIDDIPPA, encoded by the coding sequence ATGGACCGACTCGAACAGCTTGCGCTGCAAGCCAGCTACAACCAATGGATGAATGACAAGCTTTACCAGACAGCAGCCCGCTTGCCAGAAGCCGCGCTGCAGCGTGGCATGGGAGCCTTCTTTGGCTCGGTATTCGGTACGCTCAATCACATTGTGGTGGGCGATACCCTGTGGCTGCAGCGCTATCGTCAGCACCCGGCTGGCTTTCCGGCCTTGCACGCACTACAGGACATCACGCAGCCGGCTTCGCTTAACGGCTTGCTGTTTGATAATCTGGCTGCGCTCTACACGCGCCGCCAGCTGCTGGACCAGGTCATCATCCAGCTGTGTGCCCAGCTACAGGACCGCGATCTTGATCAGCCGCTGGCCTATCACAACACCCGCGGCGTGGCGCAATGCAAGAACTTCCACGCCCTGCTGCTGCACCTGTTCAATCACCAGACCCACCACCGCGGTCAGGCTACGACCCTGCTATCGCAGCTGGGCGAGGATGTGGGTATCACCGACCTGATTGCACTGATCGACGACATTCCGCCAGCCTGA